The Delphinus delphis chromosome 2, mDelDel1.2, whole genome shotgun sequence genome contains a region encoding:
- the NUDT5 gene encoding ADP-sugar pyrophosphatase isoform X2 has product MEQQEPADSQNTKQSIISEELISEGKWVKLERTTYRDPTGKTRTWETVKRTTRKGQSADGVAVIPVLQRTLHYECIILVKQFRPPMGGYCLEFPAGLIDDNESPEAAALRELEEETGYKGDVAECSPAVCMDPGLSNCTTHMVTVTINGDDAENVRPKPKPGDGEFVEVISLPKNDLLKRIDDLVANEHLTVDARVYSYALALKHANTKPLEEPFLKF; this is encoded by the exons ATGGAGCAACAAGAACCAGCAGATTCTCAAAATACCAAGCAGTCTATTATTTCAGAGGAG TtaatttcagaaggaaaatggGTCAAGCTTGAAAGAACAACTTACAGAGATCCTACTGGTAAAACAag AACTTGGGAAACTGTGAAACGGACAACGAGGAAAGGCCAGTCGGCTGATG GTGTGGCGGTCATCCCCGTGCTGCAAAGAACCCTTCACTATGAATGCATCATTCTGGTGAAGCAGTTCCGACCCCCGATGGGGGGCTACTGCCTAGAATTCCCTGCCG GTCTCATCGATGACAACGAAAGCCCAGAAGCAGCTGCTCTTCGGGAGCTCGAGGAAGAAACTGGCTACAAGGGCGACGTTGCTGAATGTTCCCCAG CTGTCTGTATGGATCCAGGTTTGTCAAACTGTACCACACATATGGTAACCGTAACTATCAATGGAGACGATGCTGAAAACGTAAGGCCTAAGCCAAAGCCAG GAGATGGAG AATTTGTGGAAGTGATTTCCTTACCAAAGAATGACCTGCTGAAGAGAATTGATG ATCTGGTAGCTAATGAACATCTGACAGTGGACGCCAGAGTCTATTCCTACGCTCTGGCGCTGAAACATGCAAACACGAAGCCGCTTGAAGAGCCCTTCCTGAAGTTTTAA
- the NUDT5 gene encoding ADP-sugar pyrophosphatase isoform X1, with protein sequence MEQQEPADSQNTKQSIISEELISEGKWVKLERTTYRDPTGKTRTWETVKRTTRKGQSADGVAVIPVLQRTLHYECIILVKQFRPPMGGYCLEFPAGLIDDNESPEAAALRELEEETGYKGDVAECSPAVCMDPGLSNCTTHMVTVTINGDDAENVRPKPKPGDGGTCPARGLALSAVWCSGSGHGIVSCSVGLAWCPALFSLALCLFRICGSDFLTKE encoded by the exons ATGGAGCAACAAGAACCAGCAGATTCTCAAAATACCAAGCAGTCTATTATTTCAGAGGAG TtaatttcagaaggaaaatggGTCAAGCTTGAAAGAACAACTTACAGAGATCCTACTGGTAAAACAag AACTTGGGAAACTGTGAAACGGACAACGAGGAAAGGCCAGTCGGCTGATG GTGTGGCGGTCATCCCCGTGCTGCAAAGAACCCTTCACTATGAATGCATCATTCTGGTGAAGCAGTTCCGACCCCCGATGGGGGGCTACTGCCTAGAATTCCCTGCCG GTCTCATCGATGACAACGAAAGCCCAGAAGCAGCTGCTCTTCGGGAGCTCGAGGAAGAAACTGGCTACAAGGGCGACGTTGCTGAATGTTCCCCAG CTGTCTGTATGGATCCAGGTTTGTCAAACTGTACCACACATATGGTAACCGTAACTATCAATGGAGACGATGCTGAAAACGTAAGGCCTAAGCCAAAGCCAG GAGATGGAGGTACGTGTCCCGCTCGGGGGCTGGCCTTGAGTGCCGTGTGGTGCAGCGGGAGCGGCCATGGCATTGTGAGTTGCTCAGTTGGGCTCGCCTGGTGTCCGGCTTTATTTTCACTTGCACTTTGTTTGTTTAGAATTTGTGGAAGTGATTTCCTTACCAAAGAATGA